A stretch of the Panicum virgatum strain AP13 chromosome 9N, P.virgatum_v5, whole genome shotgun sequence genome encodes the following:
- the LOC120687886 gene encoding T-complex protein 1 subunit delta-like, with the protein MAAAAAAPVPSRKTETYTDTKRRDDVRGANIAAARAVADAVRTSLGPRGMDKMISSGDQEVIITNDGATIVSRMSLVQPAARMLAELSRSQDAAAGDGTTTVVVLAGSLLRRAQSLLSAGAHPTAAADALHRLSTRAVEILQSMAIPIELSDRESLVKSASTALNSKVVSQYSTLLSPLSVDAALSVVDPAHPDLLDLRDIRIVKKLGGTVDDTELVRGLIFDKKASHAAGGPTRMENAKIAVIQFQISPPKTDIEQSVIVSDYAQMDRILREERNYILGMVKKIRAAGCNVLLIQKSILRDAVTELSLHYLAKAKILVVKDVERDEIEFITKTLNCLPIANIEHFRTEKLGYADLVEEVSVGEGKVVKITGIKDMGRTATVLVKGSNQLVIDEAERSLHDALCVIRCLVSKRFMIAGGGAPEIEMSMQLAAWAKELQGMESYCIKEFAEALEVIPYTLAENAGLNPISIVTELRNRHARGEKNTGINVRKGQITNILEENVVQPLLVSTSAITLACECVRMILKIDDIVTVR; encoded by the exons atggccgccgccgccgccgccccggtgcCGTCCCGCAAGACGGAGACCTACACCGACACCAAGCGCCGCGACGACGTCCGCGGCGCCAACATCGCCGctgcgcgcgccgtcgccgacgccgtgcGCACCTCGCTGGGGCCCCGTGGCATGGACAAGATGATCTCCTCGGGGGACCAGGAGGTCATCATTACCAACGACGGCGCCACCATCGTCTCCCGCATGTCGCTCGTCCAGCCCGCTGCGCGCATGCTCGCCGAGCTCTCCCGCTCCCAGGACGCTGCCGCGGGGGACGGAACCAccaccgtcgtcgtcctcgccggaTCCCTCCTCCGCCGTGCCCAGTCGCTCCTCTCCGCGGGCGCccaccccaccgccgccgccgacgccctccaccgcctctccacgCGCGCCGTCGAGATTCTCCAATCCATGGCCATCCCCATCGAGCTCTCCGACCGGGAATCGCTCGTCAAATCCGCCTCAACTGCCCTTAACTCCAAGGTTGTTTCCCAGTACTCCACTCTCCTCTCACCCCTCTCTGTCGACGCCGCTCTCTCTGTGGTCGATCCCGCTCACCCGGACCTCCTCGACCTCCGTGACATCCGCATCGTCAAGAAACTTGGTGGAACTGTCGACGACACTGAGCTCGTCCGTGGCCTCATCTTCGACAAAAAGGCTAGCCACGCTGCCGGGGGACCAACTCGGATGGAGAATGCTAAGATCGCTGTCATCCAGTTCCAAATCTCGCCACCCAAGACTGACATTGAGCAGAGCGTCATTGTGTCGGACTATGCACAGATGGACCGCATCCTTCGTGAGGAGCGCAACTATATCCTCGGGATGGTCAAGAAGATCAGGGCTGCTGGATGCAATGTCTTGCTCATTCAGAAGAGCATCTTGCGTGATGCGGTCACTGAGTTGTCTCTGCACTATCTTGCTAAGGCAAAGATTCTGGTGGTGAAGGATGTGGAGAGGGATGAGATTGAGTTTATCACCAAGACCTTGAACTGCCTTCCCATTGCAAACATTGAGCACTTCCGCACAGAAAAGCTTGGGTATGCAGATCTTGTTGAGGAAGTCTCAGTCGGGGAGGGCAAGGTCGTTAAGATCACTGGTATCAAGGACATGGGGAGGACCGCAACTGTACTTGTCAAGGGGTCAAACCAGTTGGTCATTGATGAAGCTGAACGCAGTCTCCATGATGCCCTATGCGTCATCAG GTGCTTGGTGAGCAAGAGGTTTATGattgctggtggtggtgctccAGAAATAGAGATGTCAATGCAACTGGCTGCTTGGGCAAAGGAGCTTCAAGGGATGGAGAGTTACTGCATCAAGGAGTTTGCTGAGGCACTAGAGGTCATCCCGTACACGCTGGCTGAGAATGCAGGGCTTAACCCAATATCCATTGTCACTGAGCTCAGGAATCGGCATGCTAGAGGTGAGAAGAACACAGGCATCAATGTGAGGAAAGGGCAGATCACAAACATCCTGGAGGAGAACGTTGTGCAGCCCCTGCTGGTGAGCACAAGCGCCATTACGCTAGCTTGCGAGTGCGTCAGAATGATCTTGAagattgatgatattgtcacaGTAAGATGA
- the LOC120690375 gene encoding mitochondrial import inner membrane translocase subunit TIM23-2-like gives MADPRLFPSGSDDRRDDSGRRLYNPYQDLNIPYKQLYDLPTSPEFLFQEEAIAQHRSWGENLTYYTGIGYLGGAVAGAALGLRDAARGAEPGEPAKIRANRVLNSCGSSGRRLGNTLGVIGLMYAGIESAMVAARDRDDWINSVAAGLGTGALFRAANGPRSAAVAGAVGGVLAGAAAAAKQLGKRYVPAL, from the coding sequence ATGGCCGATCCGCGGCTGTTCCCGTCGGGATCCGACGACCGCCGCGACgactccggccgccgcctctaCAACCCGTACCAGGACCTCAACATCCCCTACAAGCAGCTCTACGACCTGCCCACCTCCCCGGAGTTCCTCTTCCAGGAGGAGGCCATCGCGCAGCACCGCTCCTGGGGCGAGAACCTCACCTACTACACCGGTATCGGCTACCTGGGCGGCGCCGTGGCCGGGGCCGCGCTGGGGCTCCGCGACGCCGCGCGGGGCGCGGAGCCCGGCGAGCCCGCCAAGATCCGGGCCAACCGTGTCCTCAACTCCTGCGGGAGCTcgggccgccgcctcggcaACACGCTCGGGGTCATTGGCCTCATGTACGCCGGGATCGAGAGCGCCATGGTCGCTgcccgcgaccgcgacgacTGGATCAATAGCGTCGCCGCAGGGCTAGGCACCGGCGCGCTCTTCCGGGCCGCCAACGGGCCGCGCTCAGCCGCCGTCGCGGGGGCCGTTGGAGGGgttctcgccggcgccgccgcggccgccaagcAGCTCGGCAAGAGATACGTGCCCGCCCTCTGA